From Pandoraea vervacti, the proteins below share one genomic window:
- a CDS encoding membrane protein, producing MELHLSSHRYTHRSPDWAAAAVAGFVACAFFSAVEMLMVLLVTGQSPWVPPRMVAAIVFGPGILNQPATFDVSIVAMALLVHAAIGVVLGIVLGAIIAPFRLDSDIVTVSIAGGVFGLVVYIVNFYVMTQIFPWFMESRGWAMLAGHLIFGAFAGYMYWVLRQMDDAGAPT from the coding sequence ATGGAACTGCATCTCAGCTCCCACCGCTATACGCACCGCTCGCCGGACTGGGCCGCGGCTGCCGTTGCCGGCTTTGTGGCCTGCGCCTTCTTTTCTGCCGTGGAAATGCTCATGGTGCTGCTCGTCACGGGGCAGAGCCCATGGGTGCCGCCCCGAATGGTCGCGGCCATTGTCTTCGGACCGGGCATTCTGAATCAGCCCGCCACGTTCGACGTGTCGATCGTGGCCATGGCGTTGCTGGTCCATGCCGCGATCGGCGTGGTACTTGGCATCGTTCTGGGGGCGATCATTGCGCCATTCCGGCTGGATTCGGACATCGTGACCGTGTCGATCGCCGGTGGCGTTTTCGGTTTGGTCGTGTACATCGTGAACTTCTACGTCATGACGCAGATTTTCCCGTGGTTCATGGAGTCCCGGGGCTGGGCGATGTTGGCCGGACACCTCATTTTTGGCGCGTTCGCGGGCTACATGTACTGGGTGTTGCGCCAAATGGACGACGCGGGCGCACCGACGTGA
- a CDS encoding GNAT family N-acetyltransferase has protein sequence MEWMCKTFDELGSALLYRILAARNAVFVVEQQCPYQDIDGRDLHSLHLVAQVAAHASSVPQIAAYLRLLPPGLAYEEASIGRVITASSHRGTGLGRELLARAVAIAEVQWPHVALRIGAQAHLEAFYGSFGFVKASEPYDEDGILHIEMVRAPAPAQ, from the coding sequence ATGGAATGGATGTGCAAGACGTTCGACGAACTGGGCAGTGCGCTGCTCTATCGCATCCTGGCCGCACGCAATGCGGTGTTCGTCGTCGAGCAACAATGTCCCTATCAGGACATCGACGGGCGCGATCTGCATAGCCTGCATCTCGTCGCACAAGTCGCGGCGCACGCGTCGAGTGTGCCGCAGATTGCTGCTTATCTGCGCTTGTTGCCGCCCGGACTGGCGTATGAAGAAGCATCGATCGGACGCGTGATCACCGCGTCGTCCCACCGAGGTACCGGACTGGGCCGCGAATTGCTCGCGCGAGCAGTTGCGATTGCCGAAGTCCAGTGGCCGCACGTCGCGCTGCGTATTGGCGCTCAGGCGCATCTGGAAGCCTTTTACGGCAGCTTCGGCTTCGTCAAGGCAAGCGAGCCGTACGACGAAGACGGCATCCTGCACATCGAAATGGTGCGTGCGCCGGCGCCGGCACAGTGA
- the abc-f gene encoding ribosomal protection-like ABC-F family protein, with the protein MALYSITGAQLAFGHLALLDNADFSLEAGERVGLIGRNGAGKSSLLKIVAGLTSPDDGLVARQAGLHTVYVPQEPVFDPEQSVFDVVASGLGDAHGLLSEYDHTAQALSVAPEGPEHDALLARLNTLQSSLDAADAWQLKTRVETTIAQLGLDGHARVGALSGGMQKRVSLAQAWVAKPDVLLLDEPTNHLDFDAIRWLEELLINYRGALLFITHDRSFLDRVATRIVELDRGRLLSYPGNFTQYQERKAEQLEIERVENAKFDKLLAQEEVWIRKGVEARRTRSVSRIERLKTMRNERAERREQQGNVRMDVAQAEKSGKIVAELINVTKAYGGRTIVRDFSATLMRGDKVGLVGPNGVGKTTMLKLILGEIQPDSGQIRVGTNLQVAYFDQMRAQLDPERNLLDTISPGSDWIEINGTRKHVMSYLGDFLFSPERARSPVKSLSGGERNRLLLARLFARPANVLVLDEPTNDLDIPTLELLEELLEEYNGTVFLVSHDRTFLDNVVTSVIAAEGDGNWREYVGGFTDWQVQSERSAALAAQRAPAEEAVKETASAPKRGTNRTVKLSYKEQRELDGLPARIAALENEQKEAAAKIEDGAIFVKDPAAGAALSERFEAIELELLEALERWEVLEAKQRGEST; encoded by the coding sequence ATGGCCTTGTATTCCATCACGGGCGCCCAACTGGCGTTCGGTCATCTGGCATTGCTCGACAATGCCGATTTTTCGCTCGAAGCTGGTGAGCGCGTCGGGCTTATCGGCCGTAATGGCGCCGGCAAGTCCTCGTTGCTCAAGATCGTGGCGGGCCTTACGTCCCCCGACGATGGTCTCGTGGCGCGTCAGGCGGGCTTGCACACGGTGTACGTGCCGCAGGAACCCGTATTCGATCCCGAGCAGTCGGTGTTTGACGTCGTGGCATCGGGTCTCGGCGACGCGCACGGGCTGCTCTCCGAATACGACCACACGGCGCAGGCGCTGTCCGTTGCCCCCGAGGGGCCGGAGCACGACGCGTTGCTGGCGCGCCTGAATACGCTCCAGTCGTCGCTCGACGCCGCCGATGCGTGGCAACTCAAGACTCGCGTCGAGACGACGATCGCCCAGCTCGGTCTCGATGGACATGCGCGCGTCGGTGCGTTGTCCGGCGGGATGCAAAAACGTGTTTCGCTTGCACAGGCGTGGGTCGCCAAGCCCGATGTGCTGCTGCTCGATGAGCCGACCAATCACCTCGATTTCGACGCCATCCGCTGGCTCGAAGAGTTGCTCATCAACTATCGCGGTGCACTGCTCTTCATCACGCACGACCGGAGCTTCCTCGACCGCGTGGCCACCCGCATCGTCGAGCTCGACCGCGGCCGCCTGCTCTCGTACCCGGGCAATTTCACGCAGTATCAGGAACGCAAGGCCGAACAGCTGGAAATCGAGCGCGTGGAGAACGCGAAGTTCGACAAGTTGCTCGCGCAGGAAGAAGTGTGGATTCGAAAAGGCGTCGAGGCGCGCCGCACGCGCAGCGTGTCCCGTATCGAGCGTCTGAAGACGATGCGCAACGAGCGTGCCGAGCGTCGTGAGCAGCAAGGCAATGTGCGCATGGACGTGGCGCAGGCCGAGAAGTCCGGCAAGATCGTCGCAGAGCTAATCAATGTAACGAAGGCGTATGGCGGACGCACCATCGTGCGCGACTTCTCCGCAACGCTCATGCGTGGCGACAAGGTCGGCCTGGTCGGACCGAACGGTGTGGGCAAGACGACCATGCTCAAGCTGATTCTCGGTGAGATCCAGCCCGACAGCGGTCAGATTCGTGTTGGTACGAACCTGCAGGTCGCGTACTTCGATCAGATGCGTGCGCAACTCGATCCCGAGCGCAACCTGCTCGACACCATTAGCCCGGGCAGCGACTGGATCGAGATCAACGGCACGCGCAAGCACGTGATGAGCTATCTCGGCGACTTTCTCTTTTCACCGGAGCGGGCGCGCTCGCCGGTGAAGTCGCTCTCCGGCGGCGAGCGCAACCGGCTGTTGCTCGCGCGCTTGTTTGCGCGGCCCGCCAACGTGCTGGTGCTCGACGAACCAACCAACGACCTCGACATCCCGACGCTCGAACTGCTCGAAGAATTGCTGGAGGAGTACAACGGCACCGTGTTCCTCGTGAGCCACGACCGTACGTTCCTCGACAACGTGGTGACCTCGGTCATTGCGGCCGAGGGCGACGGAAACTGGCGCGAGTACGTGGGCGGTTTCACCGATTGGCAGGTGCAGAGCGAGCGATCGGCCGCCCTTGCGGCGCAACGTGCGCCGGCCGAGGAGGCCGTCAAGGAAACGGCCAGTGCACCGAAGCGCGGCACGAACCGCACCGTGAAGCTCAGTTACAAGGAGCAGCGCGAACTCGATGGGCTGCCGGCGCGTATCGCTGCGCTGGAAAACGAGCAGAAGGAGGCCGCCGCGAAGATCGAGGACGGGGCAATCTTTGTGAAAGATCCGGCAGCGGGGGCGGCATTGTCCGAACGTTTCGAGGCGATTGAACTGGAGTTGCTCGAAGCGCTCGAACGCTGGGAAGTGCTCGAAGCCAAGCAGCGCGGCGAGAGCACCTGA
- a CDS encoding DNA topoisomerase IV subunit B: MSKKNSPAQYSEASIKVLKGLEPVKQRPGMYTRTENPLHIIQEVIDNASDEALGGYGKQILVTLNKDGSVSVEDDGRGIPVGIHPEEGVPVVEIVFTRLHAGGKFDKAAGGAYTFSGGLHGVGVSVTNALATRLAVTVWRDGQVSELEFADGGNVNVALHSRAAQRGEKKSGTRVTVWPDAKYFDSPALPLGELQRLLRSKAVLLPGVRVTLRQEKNGEEQTWFYEHGLRGYLVESLGGAEPLIPLFEGERFADGSEDSFAEGEGAAWVVAWTEDGAQVRESYVNLIPTPAGGTHESGLREGLFQAVRGFIELHNLQPKGVKLLPEDVFSRVSFVLSAKVLDPQFQGQIKERLNSRDAVRLVSSFTRPALELWLNHHVEHGKKLAELVIRQAQARTRAGQKIEKKKSSGVAVLPGKLTDCETEDITRNELFLVEGDSAGGSAKMGRDKEFQAILPLRGKVLNTWETERDRLFANNEVHDIAVAIGVDPHGANDTPDLSNLRYGKICILSDADVDGSHIQVLLLTLFFRHFPQLIAKGHVYVARPPLYRVDAPARGKKPAQKLYALDEGELEAILDKLRKDGVRETAWSISRFKGLGEMSAEQLWETTMNPDTRRLSPVSLGQLDFDATVARMNMLMGKGEAAQRRSWLEAKGNEVEADI; encoded by the coding sequence ATGTCGAAAAAAAATTCGCCTGCCCAATACAGCGAAGCCTCCATCAAGGTGCTCAAGGGCCTTGAGCCGGTCAAGCAGCGTCCGGGCATGTACACCCGCACCGAAAACCCGCTGCACATCATTCAGGAAGTGATCGACAACGCGTCGGACGAAGCGTTGGGCGGTTACGGCAAACAGATCCTCGTCACGCTGAACAAGGACGGTTCGGTGAGCGTCGAGGACGACGGCCGCGGCATTCCGGTCGGCATTCACCCGGAAGAAGGGGTGCCGGTCGTCGAAATCGTATTCACGCGTCTGCACGCCGGCGGGAAGTTCGACAAGGCGGCTGGGGGCGCCTACACGTTCTCCGGCGGCCTGCACGGGGTCGGCGTGTCGGTGACGAACGCGCTGGCAACGCGTCTGGCCGTGACGGTCTGGCGTGATGGGCAAGTCTCCGAGCTCGAGTTCGCCGACGGCGGCAACGTCAATGTGGCGCTGCATTCGCGTGCGGCGCAACGCGGCGAGAAAAAGAGCGGCACGCGCGTGACCGTCTGGCCGGATGCGAAGTACTTCGATAGCCCCGCGTTGCCGTTGGGCGAACTGCAACGCTTGCTGCGCTCGAAGGCCGTGTTGCTGCCGGGCGTGCGTGTGACGTTGCGCCAGGAAAAGAACGGCGAAGAGCAAACGTGGTTCTACGAGCATGGGCTGCGGGGTTATCTCGTCGAATCACTGGGCGGTGCCGAGCCGCTCATTCCGTTGTTCGAAGGCGAACGTTTTGCCGACGGCAGCGAAGACAGCTTCGCCGAGGGCGAGGGGGCAGCGTGGGTCGTGGCATGGACGGAAGACGGCGCACAGGTGCGCGAATCGTACGTCAACCTGATTCCCACGCCCGCGGGCGGCACGCACGAGTCGGGCTTGCGCGAAGGGCTGTTTCAGGCGGTTCGCGGTTTCATCGAGCTCCACAATCTTCAGCCGAAGGGCGTGAAGCTGCTGCCCGAAGACGTGTTTTCCCGCGTGTCGTTCGTGCTCTCGGCCAAGGTGCTCGATCCGCAGTTCCAGGGGCAGATCAAGGAGCGCCTGAACAGCCGGGACGCCGTGCGTCTGGTCTCGTCGTTCACGCGTCCCGCGCTCGAACTGTGGCTCAATCATCACGTCGAGCACGGCAAGAAGCTGGCTGAACTCGTGATTCGGCAGGCGCAGGCGCGCACGCGTGCCGGCCAGAAAATCGAGAAGAAGAAGAGTTCCGGCGTGGCCGTGTTGCCGGGCAAGCTGACCGACTGCGAAACCGAAGACATTACGCGTAACGAACTGTTCCTGGTCGAGGGCGACTCGGCAGGCGGTTCGGCGAAGATGGGGCGTGACAAGGAATTCCAGGCAATCTTGCCGTTGCGCGGGAAGGTCCTGAACACCTGGGAGACCGAGCGCGATCGTCTGTTCGCCAATAACGAAGTTCACGACATTGCGGTCGCGATCGGTGTGGATCCCCATGGCGCGAACGATACGCCCGATCTGTCGAATCTGCGTTACGGCAAGATCTGTATCCTCTCCGACGCCGATGTGGATGGCTCGCACATTCAGGTGTTGCTGCTCACGCTGTTCTTCCGCCATTTCCCACAGTTGATCGCGAAAGGCCACGTCTATGTGGCGCGTCCGCCGCTGTACCGTGTCGACGCACCGGCGCGCGGCAAGAAGCCGGCACAAAAGCTGTACGCGCTGGACGAAGGCGAGCTCGAAGCGATTCTCGACAAGCTTCGCAAGGATGGCGTACGGGAAACGGCATGGTCCATCAGCCGCTTCAAGGGGCTGGGCGAGATGAGCGCCGAGCAGTTGTGGGAGACGACCATGAACCCGGATACGCGTCGTTTGAGCCCCGTATCGCTCGGCCAGCTTGATTTCGATGCAACCGTGGCGCGCATGAACATGCTCATGGGCAAGGGCGAGGCGGCGCAGCGCCGCAGCTGGCTCGAAGCCAAGGGCAACGAGGTCGAAGCCGACATTTGA